Proteins encoded together in one Impatiens glandulifera chromosome 1, dImpGla2.1, whole genome shotgun sequence window:
- the LOC124921807 gene encoding basic form of pathogenesis-related protein 1-like, with product MGLYHLSLALVVTFMAMSMLPQLSTAQNSPQDYVEAHNAARAQVGVGPIAWDENVAAFARSYASQRAGDCNLMHSGGPYGENLAKGFPNFTGRDAVNMWIEEKPFYDYDSNTCVGGECLHYTQVVWRDSVRLGCARVQCNDASWFVTCNYDPRGNFVGERPY from the coding sequence ATGGGGCTTTACCATCTCTCACTAGCATTAGTTGTGACATTCATGGCCATGTCAATGCTTCCTCAACTCTCAACTGCCCAAAACTCCCCCCAAGACTATGTTGAGGCCCACAATGCTGCCCGGGCTCAGGTGGGAGTCGGGCCCATCGCTTGGGATGAAAACGTAGCCGCATTTGCTAGAAGTTACGCCAGCCAAAGAGCTGGGGACTGTAATCTCATGCACTCAGGTGGACCATATGGCGAAAACCTTGCAAAAGGTTTCCCGAATTTCACGGGGAGAGATGCTGTGAATATGTGGATCGAGGAGAAACCCTTCTACGACTATGACTCAAACACATGTGTCGGAGGTGAATGCTTACACTATACTCAGGTTGTGTGGCGTGATTCAGTAAGACTAGGATGTGCTAGGGTTCAATGCAATGACGCTTCGTGGTTCGTCACTTGTAACTATGATCCTCGAGGCAACTTTGTTGGGGAGAGACCTTACTAG